In Candidatus Defluviibacterium haderslevense, the following are encoded in one genomic region:
- a CDS encoding trypsin-like peptidase domain-containing protein, translating into MNRIISYGIAGFIGGLVAFGGIQFVDNQTKSKNTTEQTQSAQRVNQSTSFNASVGPDFSVAAEKGMNAVVQINAQESDKLVRQNEERNNPFKDHPLFREFNFPGFGGYMPKKGSGSGVIYSSDGYIVTNNHVVEFADEIEVILKDGKKYSAKKIGTDPRTDLAIIKIEATNLPVLQMANSDDLKIGSWVLAVGNPFGYLTSTVTAGIVSAKGRDLNLINNQMEDENPFSNYQQLNSRTNQGIEEFIQTDAAVNPGNSGGALVDEQGRLLGINSAIASKTGYYSGYSFAIPVNLMNKVVKELISKGSFNRGRLGISVSEIDENSYKELNLFSKDGVIIESLEENSSAKNAGLQEKDAIIGINGKDVKNYDDLQRIVGLTKVGETLNIKIIRNGSVRDIPVKILKGI; encoded by the coding sequence ATGAATCGAATTATTTCTTATGGAATCGCAGGATTTATCGGTGGGTTGGTTGCTTTTGGTGGCATTCAATTCGTTGATAATCAGACTAAAAGTAAAAACACTACAGAGCAAACTCAATCAGCTCAGCGGGTCAATCAATCAACATCATTTAATGCGTCTGTAGGGCCTGATTTCTCTGTTGCTGCAGAAAAAGGGATGAATGCAGTAGTTCAAATTAATGCCCAAGAAAGTGATAAACTTGTTCGACAAAATGAAGAACGCAATAATCCATTTAAAGATCATCCTTTGTTTAGGGAATTTAATTTTCCAGGATTTGGAGGTTATATGCCAAAAAAAGGAAGTGGTAGTGGAGTTATTTATTCTTCAGATGGGTATATCGTAACAAATAATCATGTCGTTGAATTTGCAGATGAAATAGAAGTTATTTTGAAAGACGGCAAAAAATATTCAGCTAAAAAAATAGGGACAGACCCAAGAACAGATTTAGCTATTATAAAAATTGAAGCGACAAATTTACCAGTCTTACAAATGGCAAATTCTGATGATTTAAAAATTGGAAGTTGGGTCCTTGCAGTAGGAAATCCATTTGGCTATCTTACATCAACGGTAACTGCTGGTATAGTAAGTGCAAAAGGGCGTGATCTAAATTTAATAAATAATCAAATGGAAGATGAAAATCCATTTTCCAATTATCAACAATTAAATAGCAGAACAAATCAAGGTATTGAAGAATTTATCCAAACCGATGCAGCAGTTAACCCGGGTAATAGCGGTGGGGCATTAGTAGATGAGCAAGGTAGATTATTAGGGATAAATTCAGCAATCGCGTCTAAAACTGGTTATTATAGTGGTTATTCATTTGCAATACCGGTAAATTTAATGAATAAAGTGGTTAAGGAATTAATTTCTAAAGGAAGTTTTAATCGCGGCAGATTAGGAATTTCAGTCTCTGAAATTGATGAAAATAGTTATAAAGAATTGAACCTTTTTTCAAAAGACGGCGTTATTATAGAGTCTTTAGAAGAAAACAGCTCTGCTAAAAATGCTGGATTGCAAGAAAAAGATGCAATTATTGGTATAAATGGCAAAGATGTAAAGAACTATGATGATCTTCAACGAATAGTTGGTTTAACTAAAGTTGGTGAGACCCTAAACATTAAGATTATTAGAAACGGTTCTGTTCGTGATATTCCAGTCAAAATTTTGAAAGGAATTTAA
- a CDS encoding SPOR domain-containing protein yields MKNLIRVLLYVLLALLVVAISVMMYKRYKTPVPEIEPTTETTDSLFVDTTMAALNALTAEDSLILGMTGELPNQVGPADHDNGSIDYSQPVKNGDQSKHENMSPKAQTVSNKTNVSVANTTAAEVKTSVSKTENKTSKTENKKVTNKTSAATTEKSTKSTANVAKSSKTGKFYVISGSFIVPSHADKQVSKLKKLGFSSSEKKVFGNAEYYSAIVGRYDTRADAEQTLKLVRSKGEKAFLKVE; encoded by the coding sequence ATGAAGAATTTGATTCGTGTATTACTCTATGTGCTTTTAGCACTACTTGTTGTGGCTATTTCAGTTATGATGTATAAACGTTATAAAACACCTGTTCCTGAAATTGAGCCAACTACTGAAACGACTGATAGTTTGTTTGTAGATACAACTATGGCAGCTTTAAATGCCCTAACGGCTGAGGATAGCCTTATTTTAGGAATGACAGGAGAATTGCCTAACCAAGTTGGACCTGCTGACCATGATAATGGATCTATTGATTATAGCCAGCCTGTCAAAAATGGTGACCAAAGTAAACATGAAAATATGAGCCCTAAAGCTCAAACAGTTTCAAATAAAACCAATGTAAGTGTTGCTAATACTACTGCAGCTGAAGTAAAAACATCGGTATCAAAAACAGAAAACAAGACTTCAAAAACGGAGAATAAAAAAGTCACAAATAAAACTTCTGCTGCAACCACAGAGAAAAGTACAAAAAGTACTGCTAATGTTGCAAAATCCAGTAAAACGGGTAAATTTTATGTAATTTCTGGTAGTTTTATAGTCCCTTCACACGCAGACAAACAAGTGAGTAAATTGAAAAAATTGGGATTTTCATCCTCTGAGAAAAAAGTGTTTGGTAATGCAGAATATTATTCTGCTATAGTGGGTAGATATGATACACGTGCTGATGCTGAACAAACTTTAAAATTAGTTAGATCAAAAGGTGAAAAAGCATTTTTGAAAGTAGAATAG
- a CDS encoding SOS response-associated peptidase: MCGRGSLNKVEKDLEKRFNATFYSDDLERYNPLPTFNLAPTQWHPVITQQDPQHFQYFKWGLIPSWSKDHKIGSKLINARVEGLIEKPFFKSALKDRRCIVPLDGFYEWKVVANKIKKPYRIRFKDDSIFFVAGLYDQWKNEKAEIIHSFTIITQKPNPYLSSIHDRMPAILQREQESLWLDPLMSLEQSLQLITPLAGDYLDAYPVSDAVNQVKNNNASLIEKLDETDNQSLF, translated from the coding sequence ATGTGTGGACGTGGCTCATTAAATAAAGTAGAAAAGGATTTGGAAAAAAGATTTAATGCTACATTTTATTCTGATGATTTGGAGCGCTATAATCCTTTACCCACCTTTAATCTGGCACCAACTCAATGGCATCCTGTAATTACACAACAAGACCCTCAGCATTTTCAATATTTCAAATGGGGTTTAATACCAAGTTGGTCCAAAGATCATAAAATAGGTTCAAAATTAATTAATGCCCGTGTGGAAGGATTAATTGAGAAACCATTTTTTAAATCTGCTTTAAAGGATCGAAGATGTATAGTCCCATTGGATGGATTTTATGAATGGAAAGTTGTAGCTAATAAGATTAAAAAACCATATCGAATTCGCTTTAAGGATGATTCGATTTTTTTTGTAGCTGGTTTATATGATCAATGGAAAAACGAAAAAGCTGAAATAATACACAGTTTTACTATCATTACTCAAAAGCCGAATCCTTATTTGAGTAGCATTCATGATCGCATGCCAGCTATACTTCAAAGAGAACAAGAATCTCTTTGGTTAGATCCACTGATGAGCTTAGAGCAGTCACTCCAACTTATTACACCCCTTGCAGGTGATTATTTAGACGCATATCCAGTTTCTGATGCCGTTAATCAAGTTAAAAATAACAATGCATCACTTATTGAAAAGTTAGATGAAACTGATAATCAAAGTTTGTTTTGA
- the groL gene encoding chaperonin GroEL (60 kDa chaperone family; promotes refolding of misfolded polypeptides especially under stressful conditions; forms two stacked rings of heptamers to form a barrel-shaped 14mer; ends can be capped by GroES; misfolded proteins enter the barrel where they are refolded when GroES binds), with protein MSKDISFKNDAREKLKSGIDKLANAVKVTLGPKGRNVVIQKSFGAPQITKDGVTVAKEIELEDAVENMGAQMLKEVASKTADIAGDGTTTATVLAQAMVTAGMKYVAAGANPMDLKRGIDKAVASVTKDLKKQTEQIGNDYEKIKQVGSISANNDDEIGGLIADAMKRVSKDGVITVEESKGTNTYVDEVIGMQFDRGYLSPYFITNAEKMIADYDSPYILITDKKISNMQEIVPILEKVVASGRPLLIIAEDVDSQALGVLVVNRLRANLKVIAVKAPGFGDRRKAMLEDIAVLTNGTVISDEKGYKLENTELDMLGQSEKIEVDKDNTTIVNGKGTKKNIEARIGQIRQQIDATTSDYDKEKLQERLAKLAGGVAVLYVGAATEVEMKEKKDRVDDALNATRAAVEEGIVAGGGVALVRAIDSLEKITSLNEDEKLGIDIVRKALESPMRVIAENSGDEASVVLMNVKAKKGSYGYNARTGQYEDLKKAGVIDPTKVTRIALENAGSIAGMVLMTECVINDRPKEDKGGHSHAHGGGMDGMM; from the coding sequence ATGTCAAAAGATATTAGTTTTAAAAATGATGCCAGAGAAAAGTTAAAATCTGGTATCGACAAACTTGCAAATGCAGTCAAAGTTACTCTTGGTCCAAAAGGGAGAAATGTTGTTATTCAAAAATCTTTCGGAGCCCCTCAAATTACTAAAGATGGTGTAACCGTTGCAAAAGAAATTGAATTAGAAGATGCGGTTGAAAATATGGGTGCTCAAATGTTAAAAGAAGTTGCTTCTAAAACCGCAGATATCGCTGGTGATGGAACAACAACAGCAACAGTATTAGCTCAAGCTATGGTCACTGCAGGTATGAAATATGTAGCAGCAGGTGCTAATCCAATGGATCTTAAAAGAGGAATTGATAAAGCAGTCGCTTCTGTTACAAAAGATCTTAAGAAACAAACAGAACAAATTGGTAATGATTACGAAAAAATCAAACAGGTAGGTTCTATCTCTGCAAACAATGATGATGAAATTGGAGGCTTGATTGCTGATGCTATGAAACGTGTTTCCAAAGATGGTGTCATTACAGTGGAAGAATCTAAAGGTACAAATACATATGTTGATGAAGTAATCGGAATGCAATTCGACAGAGGATATTTATCCCCGTACTTTATTACCAATGCAGAAAAAATGATCGCTGATTATGATAGTCCATATATCTTAATCACTGATAAGAAGATCTCCAATATGCAGGAAATAGTACCCATTCTTGAGAAAGTAGTGGCTTCAGGAAGACCTTTATTAATCATTGCTGAAGATGTTGATAGCCAAGCATTAGGGGTTTTAGTGGTCAATAGACTACGGGCTAATCTTAAAGTCATTGCGGTAAAAGCTCCGGGTTTTGGAGATCGACGAAAAGCCATGCTTGAAGATATAGCAGTATTAACTAATGGCACGGTAATCTCTGATGAAAAAGGTTACAAATTAGAAAATACTGAACTTGATATGTTGGGTCAATCTGAAAAAATTGAAGTTGATAAAGACAATACCACTATAGTAAATGGTAAAGGAACTAAGAAAAATATCGAAGCTCGTATTGGTCAAATCAGACAGCAAATAGATGCCACAACTTCAGATTATGATAAAGAAAAACTACAAGAGCGGCTTGCAAAATTAGCAGGTGGTGTTGCTGTACTTTATGTAGGAGCAGCGACTGAAGTAGAAATGAAAGAGAAAAAAGATCGCGTTGATGATGCATTAAATGCTACTCGCGCTGCAGTTGAAGAAGGTATAGTTGCTGGTGGTGGTGTAGCATTAGTTCGCGCTATCGATTCCTTAGAAAAAATCACTTCTCTAAATGAAGATGAAAAATTGGGAATTGACATAGTACGTAAAGCACTTGAATCACCTATGCGGGTAATTGCAGAAAATTCAGGTGATGAAGCATCTGTAGTCCTTATGAATGTCAAAGCTAAAAAAGGATCTTATGGATATAATGCTCGGACTGGTCAATATGAAGATTTGAAAAAAGCTGGTGTTATTGATCCTACAAAAGTAACTCGAATTGCATTAGAAAATGCTGGTTCCATTGCAGGAATGGTATTGATGACAGAATGTGTAATTAATGACAGACCGAAGGAAGATAAGGGTGGACATTCTCACGCACATGGTGGTGGAATGGATGGAATGATGTAA
- a CDS encoding co-chaperone GroES — MKPINDRVIVKPASAEDKTKGGIIIPDTAKEKPQRGEVIAVGPGKDGNLMTVAKGDIVLYGKYAGQEFTFKGHDYLIMREDDILVIID, encoded by the coding sequence ATGAAGCCAATAAATGATCGAGTTATTGTGAAGCCAGCATCTGCTGAAGACAAAACTAAAGGTGGAATTATTATACCAGATACTGCCAAAGAAAAACCACAACGTGGTGAAGTTATTGCAGTTGGACCAGGAAAAGATGGAAATCTGATGACTGTTGCCAAAGGTGATATCGTACTTTATGGTAAATATGCTGGCCAAGAATTTACTTTCAAAGGACATGATTATTTAATCATGCGTGAAGATGATATTCTTGTCATCATTGATTAA
- the carB gene encoding carbamoyl-phosphate synthase large subunit: MPKDNTIKSVLIIGSGPIIIGQACEFDYSGTQASRSLREEGIEVSLINSNPATIMTDPVTADHIYLWPLTVESIVKILEERQIDAVLPTMGGQTALNLAIEAEKQNVWSRFGVRMIGVDIKAIELTEDREQFRDHMIKIGVSVAPSRIANSYLEGKEAAQEIGFPLVIRPSFTLGGSGGSLVYKQELFDEALRRGLDASPTHEVLVEKAVLGWKEFELELLRDHKDNVVIICTVENIDPMGIHTGDSITVAPAMTLSDTGFQQMRDQAIMMMRSLGNFSGGCNVQFAQNPITEELIAVEINPRVSRSSALASKATGYPIAKVAAKLALGYTLDELPNQITGTTSAFFEPSLDYVIVKMPRWNFEKFQGADVRLGLQMKSVGEVMAIGRSFNEALQKACQSQENDRHGLGADKKEWLNTQDILERLEQVSDDRIYRLKDALRIGVPEKSVQKLTGIDLWFIREIKKLVQFEEQLLKYNLPEDIPVDFFMELKKNGYSDVQIAWLLRVGDQEVTKFRKKHGINRVYKTVDTCAAEFEAKTPYFYSTFDQENESIPSDKKKIIVLGSGPNRIGQGIEFDYCCVHGILAIKEVGMEAIMVNCNPETVSTDFDIADKLYFEPVYWEHIEEILDLEKPEGVILQLGGQTALKLAEKIHLKGVPIIGTDFNNMDIAEDRGRFSDLLKEMDIPYPKYGVITDADIALDVAHEIGYPVLVRPSYVLGGQRMRIVINDEELERQVLSIFKHMPDNKVLIDQFLERAKEAEIDAICDGEDVHIMGIMEHIEPAGIHSGDSSAVLPTYSLSEASIEKMKEYAKRIAIRLQIRGLINIQFAIKGDQVYVIEANPRASRTTPFIAKAYQVPYLNIATKVMLGTHKLKDFKMEHKLNGYAIKVPVFSFNKFPNVDISLGPEMKSTGEGIYFIKDLFDPYFRDLDSKRNMYLTR; the protein is encoded by the coding sequence ATGCCCAAGGATAATACTATCAAATCCGTACTCATTATTGGAAGCGGACCTATAATTATTGGTCAAGCATGTGAGTTTGATTACTCTGGAACTCAAGCTTCTAGATCCCTTAGGGAAGAAGGTATTGAAGTGAGTTTAATAAACTCTAATCCAGCAACAATTATGACTGATCCTGTAACAGCTGACCATATTTATTTGTGGCCATTAACAGTTGAAAGTATTGTAAAAATTTTAGAGGAACGACAAATTGATGCAGTTCTACCAACTATGGGAGGGCAAACAGCATTGAATTTAGCCATTGAGGCTGAAAAACAAAATGTTTGGTCTCGTTTTGGAGTTCGGATGATTGGGGTCGATATTAAAGCCATAGAGTTGACTGAGGACAGGGAACAATTCAGAGATCACATGATTAAGATTGGTGTTTCCGTAGCTCCTTCCAGGATTGCAAACTCATATTTAGAAGGAAAGGAAGCTGCTCAAGAAATAGGTTTTCCATTAGTGATTCGACCTTCTTTTACTTTAGGAGGAAGTGGTGGCAGTCTTGTTTATAAACAAGAATTGTTTGATGAAGCATTAAGAAGAGGTTTAGATGCTTCACCAACACATGAAGTATTAGTCGAAAAAGCAGTACTAGGTTGGAAAGAATTTGAGCTAGAGTTATTGCGAGATCACAAAGACAATGTGGTAATCATTTGTACTGTTGAGAATATTGATCCTATGGGAATTCATACTGGAGATAGTATAACCGTAGCACCAGCAATGACTTTATCGGATACTGGATTTCAACAAATGAGAGATCAAGCCATCATGATGATGCGTTCCTTGGGTAATTTTTCAGGTGGATGTAATGTACAATTTGCTCAAAATCCGATTACAGAAGAATTGATTGCTGTTGAAATCAATCCAAGAGTGAGTAGATCATCTGCTCTGGCTAGTAAGGCTACTGGATATCCTATTGCCAAAGTTGCTGCAAAATTGGCACTAGGTTATACACTGGATGAACTTCCCAATCAGATTACAGGAACTACGAGTGCTTTTTTTGAGCCTTCCTTGGATTATGTTATCGTTAAAATGCCAAGATGGAATTTTGAGAAATTCCAAGGCGCCGATGTACGGTTAGGTCTTCAAATGAAATCTGTTGGTGAAGTAATGGCCATAGGTCGAAGTTTTAATGAAGCCCTTCAAAAAGCATGTCAGAGTCAGGAAAATGATAGACATGGTCTTGGAGCAGATAAAAAAGAATGGTTAAATACACAGGATATTTTAGAGCGCCTGGAGCAAGTTAGTGACGATCGAATATATAGATTAAAGGATGCATTAAGAATTGGAGTTCCAGAAAAATCTGTTCAAAAACTAACCGGGATAGACCTTTGGTTTATTAGAGAAATTAAAAAATTAGTACAGTTCGAAGAGCAACTTTTGAAGTATAATTTACCAGAAGACATCCCAGTGGATTTTTTTATGGAATTAAAAAAGAATGGATATTCTGATGTACAAATAGCTTGGTTATTGCGTGTTGGGGATCAAGAGGTGACCAAATTTAGAAAGAAGCACGGAATAAATAGGGTTTATAAAACGGTGGATACCTGCGCCGCTGAATTTGAAGCCAAGACCCCATATTTTTATTCCACATTTGATCAAGAAAATGAAAGTATTCCAAGTGATAAAAAGAAAATAATCGTTTTAGGATCCGGGCCTAATCGAATAGGACAAGGAATAGAATTTGATTATTGTTGCGTGCATGGAATTCTAGCTATTAAAGAGGTAGGCATGGAAGCAATAATGGTAAATTGTAATCCTGAAACCGTTTCTACTGATTTTGATATTGCCGACAAATTATATTTTGAACCAGTGTATTGGGAACACATTGAAGAAATACTAGATCTGGAAAAACCTGAAGGCGTTATTTTACAATTAGGAGGACAGACCGCTCTTAAATTAGCTGAAAAAATTCACTTAAAAGGCGTGCCTATTATTGGAACAGATTTTAATAATATGGATATTGCCGAAGATCGTGGAAGATTTTCTGATTTATTGAAAGAAATGGATATCCCATATCCAAAATATGGTGTTATTACAGATGCTGATATTGCTCTTGATGTAGCACATGAAATTGGTTATCCAGTTTTGGTAAGGCCATCCTATGTCTTAGGAGGTCAACGAATGAGAATAGTCATAAATGATGAAGAATTGGAACGGCAGGTATTATCGATTTTCAAACATATGCCCGACAATAAAGTATTGATAGACCAATTTTTGGAGCGTGCGAAGGAAGCAGAAATTGATGCTATATGTGATGGTGAAGATGTACACATTATGGGAATTATGGAACATATTGAACCTGCCGGTATTCATTCGGGAGATAGCTCAGCAGTGTTGCCTACTTATAGTCTTTCTGAAGCGAGTATTGAGAAAATGAAGGAATACGCTAAAAGAATTGCAATTCGATTACAAATAAGAGGTTTAATAAATATTCAATTTGCAATTAAAGGGGATCAGGTATATGTTATTGAAGCCAATCCAAGAGCGTCTAGGACAACACCATTTATAGCAAAAGCATACCAAGTTCCATATTTAAATATTGCGACTAAAGTCATGTTAGGAACCCATAAATTAAAAGATTTCAAAATGGAGCATAAATTGAATGGTTATGCAATTAAAGTTCCTGTTTTTTCTTTTAATAAATTTCCAAATGTAGACATTAGTCTTGGACCAGAAATGAAATCCACAGGCGAAGGCATTTATTTTATTAAGGACTTATTTGATCCATATTTTAGAGATTTAGACTCTAAACGTAATATGTATTTGACGAGATAA
- a CDS encoding ATP-binding cassette domain-containing protein has protein sequence MLSTRNLSIRYSQENEITFPDIDVSQKDAFLIHGPSGCGKTTLLHILAGLIKPLTGTVNIFNQDITNLRSSHLDLFRGTYIGICLQRPIFIQSLTVLENLILAQELIGNKKNIKVINEQLNQLKLINKAHQKTYTLSQGEQQRLMFARALINNPKLILADEPTSALDDTNTHIIIELLKNQCQEHHAALVIVSHDERLFSKFQNKIRLK, from the coding sequence ATGCTTTCGACTAGAAATCTTTCTATACGTTATAGTCAGGAAAATGAAATAACATTTCCTGATATTGACGTAAGTCAAAAGGATGCTTTTTTAATTCATGGACCATCAGGTTGTGGAAAAACAACTTTGCTTCATATTTTGGCTGGACTTATAAAACCATTAACGGGTACTGTTAATATTTTTAATCAGGATATTACAAATTTGAGATCCTCTCATTTAGATTTATTTAGAGGAACATACATTGGCATATGTTTGCAAAGGCCAATTTTCATTCAATCACTAACTGTTTTAGAAAATTTAATTTTAGCGCAAGAACTTATTGGTAATAAAAAGAATATTAAAGTTATTAATGAACAATTAAACCAATTGAAATTAATAAATAAGGCGCATCAAAAAACATATACCTTGTCACAAGGGGAACAACAACGGTTGATGTTTGCCAGAGCATTAATAAATAATCCTAAACTCATACTTGCTGATGAACCCACTTCAGCATTAGATGATACCAATACACATATTATTATCGAATTATTAAAAAACCAATGTCAAGAGCATCATGCCGCTTTAGTTATAGTAAGCCATGATGAAAGATTGTTTTCTAAATTCCAAAATAAAATACGATTGAAATGA
- a CDS encoding ABC transporter permease: MSKWYLAWKNLMHHPSRFIFNILLIGMAVSLLVMILLINKQMSQHFEKNASDVDLILCAKGSPLQSVLCNIMHIDAPTGNISISEIKPFLNPNHPIIKKALPIAIGDSYQGYRIVGVTEEYFDWYSLGIERGQFFNNDFQLVLGSEVASKYELNIGDTLQSSHGLVGIDDEHHHNNDLIVSGILNRSGGIQDRLIFISISSYWNLHEHEVDHEHIHHEQNVLSNQELMNYDKTITSLLVKFKGTNIQSLNFGRSINENTNVMAVNPAIELNRLYELTGSASELLNLIGIILSILAFIAIFINLSQALNERKFEIALIRIGGGSRSYIAQLLIFEGFILSFMGIILGLVLGHIILFFSASKYHLSDKYGIQGHYFCIDEIYVLFIGLVCGLVATILPVIRASSQNIHHTISKI, encoded by the coding sequence ATGAGTAAATGGTATTTAGCATGGAAGAATTTAATGCATCATCCTTCAAGATTTATTTTTAATATTTTATTGATTGGAATGGCTGTTAGTTTATTAGTCATGATACTATTGATTAATAAACAAATGAGTCAACATTTTGAAAAAAATGCTTCGGATGTAGATTTAATCTTATGTGCCAAAGGGAGTCCATTACAATCTGTATTATGTAATATTATGCACATCGATGCTCCAACAGGGAACATTAGTATTTCTGAGATTAAGCCATTTCTAAACCCAAATCATCCAATTATTAAGAAGGCATTGCCAATTGCAATTGGCGATAGTTATCAAGGATATAGAATCGTTGGAGTGACAGAGGAATACTTTGATTGGTATTCCTTAGGCATTGAGCGAGGACAATTTTTTAATAATGATTTTCAATTGGTATTAGGTTCTGAAGTGGCTTCAAAATATGAATTAAATATTGGTGATACATTACAATCGAGTCATGGGTTAGTAGGTATAGATGATGAACATCACCATAATAATGATTTAATCGTCAGTGGTATTTTAAATCGTTCTGGGGGTATTCAGGATCGATTGATTTTTATCAGTATTTCAAGTTATTGGAACTTACATGAACATGAAGTAGATCATGAACATATACATCATGAGCAAAATGTTTTATCAAATCAAGAATTAATGAATTATGATAAAACCATTACAAGCTTGTTAGTAAAATTCAAAGGGACTAATATCCAAAGTTTAAATTTTGGGCGAAGTATTAATGAAAACACGAATGTAATGGCAGTCAATCCAGCCATTGAATTAAATAGGTTGTATGAATTAACAGGCTCAGCAAGTGAGCTATTAAATCTAATTGGAATCATTTTATCTATATTAGCTTTTATTGCTATCTTTATTAATTTGTCACAAGCTTTAAATGAAAGAAAATTTGAAATTGCTTTAATACGAATAGGTGGAGGAAGTCGAAGTTACATAGCTCAATTACTAATTTTTGAAGGATTCATTTTAAGTTTTATGGGTATAATTTTAGGATTGGTTTTGGGACATATTATTTTATTTTTTTCAGCTTCAAAATATCATTTATCTGACAAATATGGAATTCAAGGACATTATTTTTGTATTGATGAAATTTATGTTCTTTTTATTGGATTGGTATGTGGACTGGTAGCAACTATACTTCCTGTAATTAGAGCCTCTAGTCAAAACATACATCATACGATTTCTAAAATTTAG
- the recO gene encoding DNA repair protein RecO has product MLETRGVILRSIKYKESSLILDIYTEHKGLQSFLINGVFKKGNQRLAGILQLCNLVDLISYFNEQKHLHRIKEINLNYIYSDLSYNLTKSAIATFILEICKKCLKDQQTNVELFKFIHRCFILLDKQSPIDPNFHLKFLVRFIQFLGVQPTNNYSTINNSFDLRNGCFVAYDQILIHAIEPELSKLFSSLFNEKDFGSGFTITINYSDRKNLLDLLILYYQFHVEQFGQLKSLEVLRTLF; this is encoded by the coding sequence ATGCTAGAAACACGCGGCGTTATTTTAAGAAGTATTAAATATAAAGAATCAAGCTTAATTTTAGATATATATACAGAACATAAAGGATTACAATCCTTTTTAATAAATGGTGTTTTTAAAAAGGGGAACCAAAGATTAGCAGGTATTCTTCAATTATGCAATCTTGTTGATCTCATCTCATATTTCAATGAGCAAAAACATCTTCATCGAATTAAAGAAATCAACTTAAATTATATATATAGTGATTTGAGTTATAATTTAACCAAATCAGCTATTGCTACATTTATTTTGGAGATTTGCAAAAAATGTTTAAAAGATCAACAAACGAATGTTGAATTATTTAAGTTTATTCATAGATGTTTTATATTGTTGGATAAACAAAGTCCGATTGACCCCAATTTTCATTTAAAATTTCTGGTACGCTTTATTCAGTTTTTAGGTGTTCAACCAACCAATAATTATTCAACAATAAACAACTCATTTGATTTAAGAAATGGTTGTTTTGTAGCATATGATCAAATATTAATTCATGCAATAGAACCTGAGTTGAGCAAACTATTTAGTTCTCTATTTAATGAAAAAGATTTTGGCTCGGGTTTCACAATAACTATAAACTATTCAGACAGGAAAAACCTTTTGGATCTATTAATACTATATTATCAATTTCACGTAGAACAATTTGGTCAATTAAAATCTCTTGAAGTATTGAGAACACTTTTCTAA